In Podospora pseudocomata strain CBS 415.72m chromosome 4, whole genome shotgun sequence, the genomic stretch ACTATCGAGTCTTGACCACATGGCGAGTATGGTTGGGAGTCATCTTTGTGTGTTATATCCCAGCGTCAAAGGCTGGGAAGGCACAGAGGCGAGGACGCGTTGGGCAGGTCGTGGTGCAACCGGGAAACCGCCATGGATTAGAGAGATCAGAGCATCGTCTTTTAACAGCTGCGTCTCATGCAGGCACAACTCTGGGccgttttcttttccccGTGATCTAGAGTGGGCAAGCTACTTTTGATACATTACGGACAGGCACAGGTTTCATACCGACCGAAGAGGGGATGCCCGACCAGAAAACCCCCTCCCGGCTTCACCACAAGGTCAGCTTCATCACATtcgcaccaccctccaatACCATCTCCAAAGGACGCGCAATATCTTGCTACGCACTGGCTTCCTGTCTGGGAGGAGACACTCAGTCCTCCGTAAGAGACGGAGCCTCTGGACGAAGACCCGGAGCCAGTCTACCACCCAggaaccacccccctttcccagtGTACGTTGAGATTCCGAAGAAGAAAGTGAATCCAGAGGTGCATGCAGTGGAAATATTCCTAGACACACCGCATGGCATGCCAGGTGAATGGCCATCCCTGCACACCCCCTCACGTAATAGGAGACgcacccctccaccccctaTCCCAGTCTCGCCTGGCGCTGTCAAAGTGAGAATAACCGGTCCAAAGCTGACATCAACATCCGACTACACCATCGCACTTCCTGAAACCCCTCCAGGTCGtggccgtcctcctccacccgacCGTCAGCCCACAAAGCTCAATAGAGAGACTGGCGAGGAAGCAGGAAAGACGCCAACGTCAACAGGTAATGAGCTACAGAAAGGGAATCGTCATGGTACCGGGGCCCTATTGACACCTCCGCAACTCACACAAACACGTCCGCCCAGCCCATGGACTGGGCCAGGTTCAAGCACAGAGTGGAATCAAAGCCACTTGACTGCGGATCAAAGGATCGTCCTGCTGAAGTATGTGTCTGGAGGCAAGCCGAGAGTATTTCATGAACTTGTTGGCCCTGGTGAGAGTATTGAAAAGACTGACGACGGAACTGGCAAGGATACTGGCAAAACTGACGATCCCACGCCACTACCTAACAAGGAGAAAGACCGATTGGACTTGTGCAAACAATGGGACGACTGGGCTCGTACCTACGAGACACGTGGGGActttccagcaccaccagatGATGTACCTGTGTACCGTCAGCAGAACATACCACCAGATACCGAGGGCTTGATTATATGAGTCACTGCGTCTTTTTTGCCAAGAtgtccttttttctttcttttctttacAAAAAACTTCTTCTTTCATGCTACCCAGTTGGATAGATAATTGTGGTCACGGGTCAGTTGTAATGTTCTCAGGTCAAATGTGTGGATGGACAAGGCAGGTACCCAACCTCATGTGTTCAAATCAGATTTAGGTACCAGGTAGCTTCTCATTATTGCTTTGCCCCTTGAGTGCCCTGTGAGGTGAGACTGATTCGTCCCTAAAATCGGGAAGGAACCGAGATCTGGAGTTCGGCTTCATCTTCCCGTTGCTTGTCGCTTCGTCTCACCAGACAACGGTGGAAGAGTGGGCttctggcggtggtgaagcGCAGCCGAATGTATTGGGTAGGTGGTCATTTCCACAACTTCAAAACAATTTCTTCAGTTGGGGGCGATGGTGCCAGGGCACGGCATTATGAATCTAAACTACGCTCAGATAGTGTGGTATACATGACGTTGTTGGCACAGCGATGCTACCGGGACGACTCGGTGCAAAAACAAAAGGAGTATAGTTGGTGAATTGGAAAAGGACGAGTACGGCGCCACAGACAACATCAATAGTTCGAGTTCTGtctccttggtcttctcACACTCGGGGGCTTGTTGATTCTTACCACCGTTTGTCCAGGCGCCGAAAGATCAACATAGTGCGGCTTGTTATCACGAGCCGTCGCGGGAGGTGTGTCTGGCACGCTGACTGGCggcgtgggaggtggtggcataGGCCATACCATCTGTGCcgggttgaggatggcgcTCAAAGCACTGGTGGTGCTGACGCTGCTGACGCTGCTGGCTCGGTTCATATGCGCGCCCGATGCCGCGTGGGCTACGTGAAGGCCTCCTCCGGCGTTGGATGGGGGGACGTATTGTGAACTTCTAGGATAGCCTGCTTGAGTAAGGGGGCCTGgtttggaaggaggagcttggtAGTACtgagagcggacgggataCGCCgagggaagaggagctgAGCCAAGCACGCTGACGGGCATGGCAGGTGAGAGGGGAGAGACGGGCGATGGAGTGAAGGCGTTGCTGTTTCTCGTCGACTCTctggtgggtgatgataCCCAGTTGGCGCGCAGGTTGGTGTTCACAGGGCGCAGTGTTGGGGCGTTCGTGGGTTGCTGCATCGGTAGCTGATCCTGCTGTTGAGAGTTACGTCTCGCGGCTCCGGCGGCCGACACGGAgccaccagcacctcctGCGATTAAGGTCTTGTCCATACCTTCAGCTCCATGAGCGCTGACGGGATAGGAGCTTCCTGGTCTGCCATTGAACTTCTTTACTACCCTTTGAAGGGCCTGTGGCTTTTTCTTGCGAAGGAAAAAAATAAGAAGTGCAACCAGGGCAAGGAGACCAAGCAAGCCAACTTGAAACCGTTAGTCAAGGAGCAGCATGATACCAAACAGGACAGACTTACCAACAATACCAGCAATAGCGCCGCCACCCAGCCCACCGTTTGTTGACAAACCATTGTTGTTAGGCGTCCCCGGTGAGTCAATTGTGCCGTTCGTCGACCCAGGAGCGATGTGTCCTCCATTTCCCTCGTTTCCTCCAGATCCTACGCTGCCTCCTGGTCCCGAACCTGAACCTGATCCCGGTCCACCACCCGCTGAACCGCCGAAGCCAGCAGTCGCGCCATCCTGTCCACCTCCTGAAGAACCTTGCCCCCCCGGAAACTGGTCGTCGGGTGGAGGGTCTAGAGGAGCGGACCCCACGAGCGGGACaagggttggtgatgatgagttcTGTTGACCTCCCCCTGCCTGAGCCCCGCCTCTatctgttgctgttggtgtgCCCTCATTAACTTTATCTGTTGCCCCCCCATCCGCCGGTCTCCGTGTCGTtgccggctgctgctgttctggtgttgttgctgggtTGTTTGCTACCGcctttgctgttgttggcgtcGGTGCTGGGGACGACTGAACAGGCGCtggtgccggagccggagccggagctgGTAccggggttggtgttggagagggttttGGCGTTGGAGCGGGTGTTGGCGAAGGTCTTTCCACTTTTGAGGTCGTTGTTGGTCTACCATTgaaccatcctcctcctcctcctccaccaccaccaccttttgTTGTCCGACTAGAACATCGAGGATCCCATGGGTACCACTTGCACCACCAGTCCCAGTTAAACCCTCCTTGCCTTGCACGTAAGTGATTGTGGTGTCCAGCGTGGCTCCCGACGTGATTTCCACCGTGGATATGCATTGCTATGAGTCGTTGACGCGGTCGTCTTTTCTACCTTTTACCATCATCCCTCTTCCAAACAACCGCACTTTGGCCAAAGGAGTGATGCCAAATGTGGACGGTGCTGTTCTACACAACTGCAGCAAACGAGTGAAAGGAGTGTGATGAGCATGACCCAAGTAGGTGGGAAGCAGCCTTGGGATAAGCAGTGAGGGGACGCAGGGCTTTGACTGACAACGCGACGTCGGGTGATATCGGTGCATCAAGCGAGTCCGCCAAGGCCAGAGAGGCTATTCCGGAAAGGAGGGCGTGTTGGCTTGGCCTGCATGGCTGCTAGGGTCGGGGTGACAACGGGGGTGTGGTACCCTTGTATCGAGAGCGGTACCTGCAGGACGCTTGGcctgaagagggagagcaCTGACAATGGCATTGCACATGTGAGATTGATGAGATTGACGGGACAGGGTCTGCAGATGCACTGGAAGGGGACAAATGCGCGCAGAGGGCGAGAATGCTGCTGTGAGGCCCGGGAGATGCAGTGAGCATCGCACTCGCGTGAAGATCTGTGGGAGATGGACGATAACCAGAGTTCGGATGTCGTGTTTCAGTTCTTGATATCACCCTGTGTTGGCGCAATGGTGGGGATGTGGCGGTCACCCTCACGGCCCATGATCCGAACCGCTCCCCGCTACCGAGCTGAGGTAGAAACTAAGCCGTACCGAGCACTAGGTAGTCGATCaaaaaacagcaaaaagTGATGCATGACAAAACAACTGGGGTTGCATtttcttgatggtggggacTTTGAGACGGTCAATCAACTGAATACAAGGTAGCGCCTATAAAGTGGTAAATACCTAAATGAAACTCTATTTTGCTTTTCATCTACACCATGAGAAGCTATGTCTGGGCAAGTAGTATAAAAGCCAGTCTAATGTCACTCCCAACCACATGTTAGAAGTTCCTACGTCTTCAAGTCTAGGTCTCTAGCCGATCTCGGTTCCGCCTATTAGAAACCATGCTTTCTCAGGAACTTGACAGTATCTGCCATCAACTGCTCCGCAGTATCATGATACAAGATGAGATGCCCCGTTTCTGGATACACCTTCACATCATACCCCGTCGCCTCTGGAAACTTCCTATACAGATCCCAAGGCTGATGTTTGCAGTACTGCCCGCCACAGAATGTCGAGTCCTCTTTTGAATTTTGTTAGCACGGTGAATCAATCACGTCGTTCAGAGCAAACTCACGATCTCCGATGCCCAAAAACACAGGGCCTCTGTACTCTGGCGCGTCAACAAGGTGATAGGTAAATGTGATCGCCGCTCCCAGACTGTCGAAGTCTCTCGTCAACCAGTCGTACTCGACAATATCCTCTTCATAGCTCCCCGCAAAGCAGGCagccctccttccctccctgtTGGCCTGGGTCTGGTAGTACGGCTCCAAATGTCCCCACTTCTCGGGGTCAATTTGCTGAGCTGGCCCTTGCAGCCCAGCCAGGAAGGCGGGATAGATCCATGTCGCGTCCCAAGAGATGCCATGCAGTACTACAGCGTCAGAATCATCCGGATGCTGTAGGGCAAGGGAGTTCGCAACAATGGCACCGATGCTGAAGCCTACGAGAGCGACCTTGTCCCATTGTCGGTCGCCAACCACGCTTGTCTCCTTGAGCTGTCGAATAACGGAGTGGGCTGTCTCGACGTAGACTTGGGTCTGCGATTCGAGCAATCCGTCGGGAAAGGAACTGTTGCCGTTACCTGGGAGGTCGATGGACAGAGTGGGGTAGCCCTCGACTTGCGTCATGCGGCGCACCCAGGAATAGGATTCGGGTTTGTAGGCCACGTCCCACATGTTTTTGTTGAAGGTCGCGCCGTGAATTAAAAGTTGGATCGTGTCTGAGGCGGCCACAGAGCTAGCGGGCTCGCAGTACCGGGCAGAAATGTTGTAAGTGTTGGTCACGAGGACTTGGCGTGTAGCAAGGGCGTAGAGAACCTCGGCCGAATATGCCGAGGTCTCAAAGTCATGGTGAGGGACGGTCGAGGTTACTGGAACGCTGAGACTAAGATCGTGACATGTTGGTTGTTGCAGGGAGCGGATGGCCGAGGCCAGCATCAGAGGAGTGCGGCGCATGGCTGGTGTGAAGTGGGCACGataggggttcaggggtatTGTGGGTAAGGTTGGTCGTGCTTCAGGGTTAGGGTGGCAGCGGTTGAACAGCAAGTGTCTTCTTCGGCAATTCCAGCGTGTTTACGGCGTGGGTTTAATACGAGTTGTGCTTTCATCATTGATTGTACGGGCTGGCATCAACGAGCATTGGACCGGAGTTCTGTGGTGGTTCTATTGATCATCGCATTCCCCTGAACGGGGATAACGAGACCCTGCGGCGGTCTTTACAGGACCCGACACCCTGGGTCAGGGTAAGTCCGACAATTTTGATGTCATGTTGCATACCAGGCGTTGCCGATCCTGCAGGTCCCTCATCCAGCCGCCCTGGGGCAAGACattcctccctctctcacGCACCAAGATGAAAAAACAGGGAGACATGCTGGGCGCCAAGTGTCCGTCTTGATTCTATGCAATCCCCAGGGAACTTGGGAACTTTCCCGCTGAAATGAAAaatggggggaagggtctTCGATGATGCCAACACTAGCTACATGTAGCCAATAGCACAATTTTCGAGCAGCACAGAAATTTGACTCACAGCTCAAATCAAAGGCGCCAAGAGCACATGCAAAACCAGAATTTTGTTTGCTTTAACCTGGGAAGCCGTGGTTCCTCCTCTGCATCTAATGTTGAAGCTTTTCAAGTACATGATAACCAATCCATCATCCCGCTCTCCAGTCGCCTACAAATCAGAGTGAAGTGTGTTGtcgccctccccaaccgcaTCATTGCCAGCATCTATCTCTTCTACAATCTCGTGATGTGGAATCTTTCCATCCTTGAAATAAAAATCACTGACCAATGTCCCTTCCGACCACCATGCCGTCTGTTTGCCAAGGGTTCCAACGCTAAAGAAGACATCTCCTGCCCCTACCCTCAGGCATTTGCCGCTAGGCACTCGCAAATCTCCTGCATTACCGTTAGCGAAAAGGCCATGGTAAGAGTGTGCAAAGAACGTACCAATACCTGCACTCATCAAGATTAAGCTCGGCTCCGGAGCCGGATGAGCAGGCATGTAGCTGTCCCCATGAAAAATATACTGATATGCTTTatcaaaacccccctcccagtGCAGCCGAATGGCATTGTCAATATCGATGTCGGTCAAATCCGGATCAACGGTATCGATGGACCAACACTCGAGAGTGTTCTCCCATTCTCCCGTTGTGGTGTTCTTGGCTTGTGTCAATGCTGGCAGAATCACTTTGCTGGGGTGGGCAGACTTTGGGCAGCGAATCTGGCAGTCGGCGGTCTCGAGACCGTGGCGGTCGAACTGAGGGACGTGCCGAGTCCCGTGAAGGGCAGCAGCCACCAGGGGGAGGCAGGCAATAAGGATGGACTGCATCTGGGCGCTTTTGGCAAACATCGTTGGAATAGTTTGGTAAAGGTCGGTGGTACGGCAGAACTATGACCGAATAGCTGTATGAAGGGACTGAGACTTGTTCAAAATAGGTCAAGTGGCTTGCGATTTACAGGCACCAAACTGCGGTTGTGTTTGGATCCTTCGGAGCTTTTGAGCGCCGCATTTGTGCATGAAATACGGCTGGTTGATATTTGAAACCCAAGTCCTGTATCCAGGGTTTTGGTGAGAAAAGAGTATCGGTGATGGAATTCTCTGTACTCCGGTCCAAATCTGCAGCAGGTCGAGCATCGTATATAAAGTGGCCCCGGCCAAGAATATGAACGAGAATCATGTTGTTCTGTCGTGTCATGATCAGCACCCTGCCAATCATAACAGTCGGTCTTAATCCCTAATTCCGCTGTCTTTTTCCTTGGTTTGAGACGGGGTCTTTTTACTACCACTGCATTGTGCAAGGCGTTGCGTCAgcgtacctacctacctacctattctTTCATACCTTTTGCCAAGATGGCTCGCTGTCGGGCATTGCTACAGCTCGGTGCAACAGCGGCAGCCCTCTGGAGCTATTCGGTGTTGCCACTCTTGATGGTTACTGCAGCGCCAACTCCCGAATGTGTACGTCTGCTTCCGTGCAGCACAGTTCTCGGAGATAGGGGTTAACATCTTTACAGTGCGCGCTTCTTGCCCAAGCCTTTCCTGGTGATGTCTCGCCTCGAGGCACTGATGTGTGGACGTTTGAGAATGAAGACTTCTGGTGTAAGTTTGACTTGGTTGATCTAGCCCCAACCCTTGACCAGTATATCTGACACTTGCTTCAAGCTGCCACTGAAATTCGTAACCCATCTTGTGTCTTCCTGCCAGACTCAACCGAAAAGGTTGCGCAGGCAGTTGGCCTTTTTGTGGCCAACGAATGCCGCTTCTCCATCAAGGGAGGAGGCCACAGCGCAATCCCCCAAGCCGCAAACATCGACGATGGTGTCCTCATGCCCATGAAGCTTCTCAACACGACCGAGGTAGACTTGGAAGCCGGTTCCATACGTGCAGGAATGGGCCTGTTGATGAGAGACATCTACCAAGCCCTTGACCCTCACAATCTGACTGCTATGATTGGCCGCTATGAGAAGGTCGGCATGGGCCTCACTGTTGGAGCTGGCATCTCGTACTTCTTCAACCGGGAAGGCTTTGCGGTGGACAATGTCCTCAACTACGAGGTTGTTCTGGCAAACGGCTCAATTGTGAACGCCAACCAAACGAGTCACCCCGATCTTTTCAGGGCCCTCAAaggtggcaacaacaactttGGCGTGGTCACGCATGCCACCCTGAGAACAGTGGAGACTGAAGGTGCAGTGTacggtggtgtggtggtatGTTGAAAACTTGACGCTTTTCATGTCCAGTGACTCTAATAACGCTCTGCCAGTACTATCCGGAGTCTTCAATTCCCCAAGTGACGGACCAAATTTACGACTACCACACCCGCCAAGCCGTCGAGGATACTCTCACCCACGTTCTACCTCAGTATGGCTACAATGGAACGTCAAACGAATCCATCGCATTTTGCCCAGTAATTTACAATCGGGCTGTTGACGAGCTGCCAGAGATCATGCGCGGATGGGTCGACACACCATACACCCAGAGCACGTTGAAGAAGAGACCATACGCCGATCTAGCGTTTGAACTTCATGACGGTTTCCCCGATCGTCAAGTCCAAGAGCAGCGTGTCTTCACTGTCTACGCCGATGCCGACTTGTATCGCGACGTGTGGGCCGCATATCACAGCTGGCTCCAACAATGGCAACACATCCCTGGGCTTTATGGCCTGCATGTTGTGATGCCCATCACTCAGAACTCGCTGGTGGCCAGCTATTCGAAAAGCTCAAATGTCTTGGGGCTGAATGACAATCTGACCAATAATCAAACTTTGGGAGGTATGACCTGGCTCCTGCTTCGACGAATATTCAGATGTAGTAATGCTGACTTGTGGCAGTGCTGTACTTTGGTTTGACAATGGACAGCATGGATGACACGGCCGAAATTCTCCCCGCCCATGCAGAGTTTGTTCAGTCCATGATCGATCTTGCCAAATCGCGAAACCTATGGCATCCGTACATGTAAGCTTGTCCTGCCGGCTGTCTACCTAGGTATCTCAAAGATCAATGTGCTGACCTCACCTCTCCCAGCATGCTAACATACTCTGGCTGGGATCAACCTGCTATCGCAAGCTATGGTCCAGAGAATGTCGCCTTTCTTTACGAGGTACAAGCCGCTTATGACCCAACCCATGTTTTCCAGAGATTGGTCCCCGGAGGACAAAAGTTGCCCGAACCTGGGTCTTGGTAGATATAGCCATCAGCATGGAGAACCGGTAGGATATAGTTGGACGTTCGGAATCTGTACCTTAATTTTATCGTCTTCCCCGCTAGACAAGAATAGAGAGACGGACATGCCTTCATTGGCAGGCATTAGACACGGCCGTTCGCCATTGATTTTGATGTTTGTGGTGGCTTGATCAATGATGACAGCGCTGGTTACTGGCAATTGCAAATGAAGACTGACGTCGGAGAGTGAAAGGGAGGCACGGTCTCTCGGGTGATCCGATCTGATCATGCGATAAGGACATGACCCGAGTGTTTCTGACGGCCAGCACCTCCACTTTGACGCTGACGATACGTCACAGCACCGTAACAACGCGCCGAGTCAAAGCGTACACAGATGTATAATTTTGCCAGTTCTCTCCCGACAGCCTCTTAACGCTGACTTTCCTTCTGTCACCACACCATCCTGTCGTGGTAGCTACTTAAATCAGGCTCATTCTCAAATCAGATCTGCAAAACAAACCAAGATGCCAATTCCCAAGCCTCAAGTTCCGCGAACCTTCTACCGATCCTCATCGGCTCGCTATgtttcctccacctccgcccgGTTGGCTACcgcaacctctccatcctcgcgATCCAACATCAATGACCCTCGTGGCGGAGCTCCAGTCGACGACATTGATCTCGTCTTCGACTACCCGACCTCGCAACAGGCCTCCCCGTCGACGagccctccctccctcgaGTCCTCAGGTTTGAGTGCCTCCAGCATTTCGGGAGGCGCGTACACGGGTCGCGGGTTCGACATGGACGAGACTATCATGTCGGCCCAGGAGACGGTAGGGCAGGTAAAGGACAAGATGGGCGATGTGATGCATACCAGCAAGGCGACCATCAAGAGAGTCGACAAGGAGATGGGTTACCCAGATAATAACGTAATGTAAGTCGGGTGTTCTGTGGAAAGGTGATTGTGGCGATGCTGATGTGTGATAGCTATGCCGGTCTGGGAGCTCTTGGACTTGCAGCACTGTATGTTACCCTCCGTGAACCTGGCGTCACGGAGGAGGTACGTCGACGGGATCCCACCCTAGATGCTCGACGCGGCATGCACAACGTCAAGCATGACTTGCCCGCCCACGCGCCGTTGGAGAACAAGGTGGAGAAGATGATTGGCCGTACTGGTTAATACTGTCAGCCATGTCTGGTGCAAAGACTGTAATGTTCATGGGAGGAAATGGGCGAGACCAAAAGTGAGCTGCCGCGAAGGCCAGTCTGTATGTAAATTGGAGCGCAAAGAAACGTACCGCAAACCCTTCCAACAGTATTTTGGCAGGCAACTCTGGTCTCGCGCATGATGGATGCATTCATTCCCCAAGGCCCTTTTCGTCGAGGGCTGGCAGTTGGGCTCCCAGAACAGCCAGCCTGTCGGCTTGATCATTGCCATAATCCCCAGAGTGTCCAACAACTTTGGTCAAGATGGTAATGGTACCCTTTGCCTCCCGATCCTCCATCAGGTCCCGGATAGCTTTGACCAAGTCGGCGTTTTTGACAGGGGTACCACCTGCTGTTTTCCACCCTTTCTTCACCCAAGAGACATACCACTTGGTGACGCAGTCGATTGAATACTGGCTATCAGTACGAATATCGATTGGCGAATCGAGGTCGACGAGCTGAAGAGCTCGAAGGATGGCTGTGAGCTCCGCACGCTGATTCGTTTGCAGTGGGCCGGCGAGGCGCTCCGAGACGTTGCGT encodes the following:
- a CDS encoding hypothetical protein (EggNog:ENOG503P0CB; COG:I) — its product is MRRTPLMLASAIRSLQQPTCHDLSLSVPVTSTVPHHDFETSAYSAEVLYALATRQVLVTNTYNISARYCEPASSVAASDTIQLLIHGATFNKNMWDVAYKPESYSWVRRMTQVEGYPTLSIDLPGNGNSSFPDGLLESQTQVYVETAHSVIRQLKETSVVGDRQWDKVALVGFSIGAIVANSLALQHPDDSDAVVLHGISWDATWIYPAFLAGLQGPAQQIDPEKWGHLEPYYQTQANREGRRAACFAGSYEEDIVEYDWLTRDFDSLGAAITFTYHLVDAPEYRGPVFLGIGDQDSTFCGGQYCKHQPWDLYRKFPEATGYDVKVYPETGHLILYHDTAEQLMADTVKFLRKHVERPSPTPAPTPKPSPTPTPVPAPAPAPAPAPVQSSPAPTPTTAKAVANNPATTPEQQQPATTRRPADGGATDKVNEGTPTATDRGGAQAGGGQQNSSSPTLVPLVGSAPLDPPPDDQFPGGQGSSGGGQDGATAGFGGSAGGGPGSGSGSGPGGSVGSGGNEGNGGHIAPGSTNGTIDSPGTPNNNGLSTNGGLGGGAIAGIVVGLLGLLALVALLIFFLRKKKPQALQRVVKKFNGRPGSSYPVSAHGAEGMDKTLIAGGAGGSVSAAGAARRNSQQQDQLPMQQPTNAPTLRPVNTNLRANWVSSPTRESTRNSNAFTPSPVSPLSPAMPVSVLGSAPLPSAYPVRSQYYQAPPSKPGPLTQAGYPRSSQYVPPSNAGGGLHVAHAASGAHMNRASSVSSVSTTSALSAILNPAQMVWPMPPPPTPPVSVPDTPPATARDNKPHYVDLSAPGQTVVRINKPPSVRRPRRQNSNY
- a CDS encoding hypothetical protein (CAZy:AA7; EggNog:ENOG503Q4VQ; COG:C), encoding MARCRALLQLGATAAALWSYSVLPLLMVTAAPTPECCALLAQAFPGDVSPRGTDVWTFENEDFWSATEIRNPSCVFLPDSTEKVAQAVGLFVANECRFSIKGGGHSAIPQAANIDDGVLMPMKLLNTTEVDLEAGSIRAGMGLLMRDIYQALDPHNLTAMIGRYEKVGMGLTVGAGISYFFNREGFAVDNVLNYEVVLANGSIVNANQTSHPDLFRALKGGNNNFGVVTHATLRTVETEGAVYGGVVYYPESSIPQVTDQIYDYHTRQAVEDTLTHVLPQYGYNGTSNESIAFCPVIYNRAVDELPEIMRGWVDTPYTQSTLKKRPYADLAFELHDGFPDRQVQEQRVFTVYADADLYRDVWAAYHSWLQQWQHIPGLYGLHVVMPITQNSLVASYSKSSNVLGLNDNLTNNQTLGVLYFGLTMDSMDDTAEILPAHAEFVQSMIDLAKSRNLWHPYIMLTYSGWDQPAIASYGPENVAFLYEVQAAYDPTHVFQRLVPGGQKLPEPGSW
- a CDS encoding hypothetical protein (EggNog:ENOG503PYEB), which translates into the protein MPIPKPQVPRTFYRSSSARYVSSTSARLATATSPSSRSNINDPRGGAPVDDIDLVFDYPTSQQASPSTSPPSLESSGLSASSISGGAYTGRGFDMDETIMSAQETVGQVKDKMGDVMHTSKATIKRVDKEMGYPDNNVIYAGLGALGLAALYVTLREPGVTEEVRRRDPTLDARRGMHNVKHDLPAHAPLENKVEKMIGRTG